In Candida orthopsilosis Co 90-125, chromosome 4 draft sequence, the genomic stretch ATGAACATTGGTGGTAGAAATACTTTGGCTTGTTTGTGCCGTATAGATACTGATACTTCAAAAGATACCAAGATCTATCCTTTGCCTCACATGTTTGTTGTCAGAGACTTGGTACCAGATTTAACACATTTTTACAAACAATACAAGTCTATTGAACCATACTTGCAAAGAGAAGACCAACCAGCTGACGGTAGGGAAAACTTACAAAGTATTGCTGACAGAGCCAAGTTGGATGGTTTATACGAATGTATTTTGTGTGCTTGTTGTTCAACATCATGTCCTTCATACTGGTggaatcaacaacaatacctTGGTCCAGCCGTATTGATGCAAGCTTACAGATGGttaattgattcaagagATCAAGCCAGTGCCAAGAGAAAAGcaatgttgcaaaactCCATGTCTTTGTATAGATGTCACACCATTATGAACTGTGCTAGGACTTGTCCTAAAGGGTTGAACCCAGGTAGGGCAATCGCTGAGATTAAGAAACAAATGGCATTCGATTAAATAGAGTCACTTTAATATATTATTTTCACGTTCAGGTACAACAATTTGGTATTCCTTTGCAGTCTGATTTTGGGATCGTACTTTGTGCAGGATCAAAGTTCGGTCGCGAAGCTCGCATTATTTCTGTAGATTTCGCTGTTAAGCGGAAACCATTGGTAAAACACAATAGTGAGCAGACTACCCCTCCATAATGCACAAATTACTAGACTTACTTCACGAGGCAATTGCGAAAAAGATACCTCAAAAGTCGTTTATACTTCTACTGGCTCTTTGTACGCCAATtactgatgatgagatcgttcaaatatttcaatcGCCACTTAAAAACGAACAAATCCGTCTTTTCGTAGATTGGGCCACAAgttcaatatcaaattgcCATAAGTTTTGGTCAAATTTAGGTCAAGTCGAAGATGGTATCCAGGTGCGATTTTTACAAGAGGTGAGAAGAGAATACAACCATCAGAGTTTTGTATATGATGAATTTATAAGATATGCGtttgattatttgaatAACAGCACACCCTCTTCAGAGATTGTCAACGAGTTTGTGCATTTATTAGGTCTTATGAAGGACACCACTTCCAGCgaattcattgaattgttcaaattgatcaagcAAACTGGATACAACTTACAACAAACTACA encodes the following:
- a CDS encoding Sdh2 Fe-S subunit of succinate dehydrogenase; its protein translation is MFRSCLRRSVRSLATVAEEKTPRLKKFQIYRWNPDTPEVQPKMKEYEVDLNKCGPMVLDALLKIKNEEDATLTFRRSCREGICGSCAMNIGGRNTLACLCRIDTDTSKDTKIYPLPHMFVVRDLVPDLTHFYKQYKSIEPYLQREDQPADGRENLQSIADRAKLDGLYECILCACCSTSCPSYWWNQQQYLGPAVLMQAYRWLIDSRDQASAKRKAMLQNSMSLYRCHTIMNCARTCPKGLNPGRAIAEIKKQMAFD